The Zestosphaera sp. genome has a segment encoding these proteins:
- a CDS encoding 30S ribosomal protein S6e, giving the protein MPEFKVVVSDPEVVNPKPLLVKVIGSSDLSYGDEHKENRVLVVCRVNPETKKAINSPLGIATLRIWKNKANREKVNLIVRLVDDPSVPPDTVVVPSAFLSEKVGSEEVLGEVFRAPSFQIAVTGDKANAFIGKKIGDTVPASVVGLSAEWKLLITGGSDSSGFPMIPSLQGGVKKALLLSEPPGFHPKNEGERRRKFVRGNTITEEIVQINTKLVR; this is encoded by the coding sequence ATGCCTGAGTTTAAGGTGGTGGTCTCGGACCCTGAGGTCGTTAATCCCAAGCCTTTATTAGTTAAGGTGATAGGCTCTAGTGACTTGAGTTATGGTGATGAACATAAAGAAAACAGAGTTCTGGTGGTGTGTAGGGTTAACCCAGAAACTAAGAAAGCGATTAACTCGCCTCTAGGCATAGCTACGCTCAGGATATGGAAAAACAAAGCTAATAGAGAGAAAGTCAACCTGATAGTTAGGTTAGTTGATGATCCTTCTGTTCCTCCCGACACGGTAGTTGTTCCCTCAGCGTTTCTTTCAGAGAAGGTAGGTTCTGAGGAAGTCTTAGGCGAGGTTTTCAGAGCCCCCTCATTCCAGATAGCAGTGACTGGAGATAAAGCTAACGCGTTCATCGGCAAGAAGATAGGTGATACAGTCCCTGCATCAGTTGTGGGGTTGTCGGCTGAGTGGAAATTACTAATAACTGGGGGTTCAGACAGCTCCGGCTTCCCAATGATTCCCTCACTGCAGGGGGGTGTTAAGAAAGCCTTACTGCTTTCTGAGCCGCCAGGCTTCCACCCGAAGAACGAGGGGGAGAGGAGGAGGAAATTCGTTAGAGGTAACACGATAACTGAAGAGATAGTGCAGATAAACACTAAGTTAGTCCGCTAA
- a CDS encoding UPF0179 family protein, whose amino-acid sequence MISELRYSRYLTSKNLIKVLTQDTLLGCYEEMPIITLLNHLVAREGFRFIHGQPSEECLKCRLKPVCLDKLKPNHLYEVTRVTNIKNPCKLYGHVTTVEVEERPILLVIPKRLALEGLKFTHKMIECNEIKCPYRTFCSAEYLKNNASVKVVRVKERVDCRTSKESMVLVEAILAD is encoded by the coding sequence TTGATAAGTGAGTTAAGATACTCACGCTACTTAACCTCCAAAAACCTAATTAAGGTGCTTACTCAAGATACTTTATTAGGGTGCTATGAGGAGATGCCTATAATAACGTTGCTTAATCACTTGGTAGCTAGAGAGGGGTTTAGGTTCATTCACGGGCAACCGTCTGAAGAGTGCTTGAAGTGTAGGTTGAAGCCTGTCTGCCTAGACAAGCTAAAGCCTAACCACCTCTACGAAGTAACTAGAGTTACTAATATTAAGAATCCTTGCAAGCTCTACGGGCACGTAACTACAGTAGAAGTTGAGGAAAGACCTATACTACTAGTAATACCTAAGAGGCTAGCTTTAGAAGGACTTAAATTCACTCACAAAATGATTGAATGCAACGAAATTAAGTGCCCCTACCGCACTTTCTGCAGTGCCGAATACCTGAAGAATAACGCGTCAGTCAAGGTCGTTAGAGTTAAAGAGAGAGTTGACTGCAGGACCTCTAAAGAGTCTATGGTCTTAGTTGAGGCTATCTTAGCGGACTAA
- a CDS encoding protein-L-isoaspartate O-methyltransferase, producing the protein MVESASVDEVFRAKREKLVKSLIEEGILKSEEVIRAMLSVPREEFVPLRYRELAYLDTPLSIGYGQTISAPHMVAIMTEALKPSRGNKVLEIGAGSGYQAAIIAEIVKPEGHVWTIEIVPELAKFAEENLRRTSYSHYVTVVVGDGSRGYEEAAPYDRIIVTAAAPKVPEPLISQLKEGGRIVIPVGDMYVQTLKIIEKRGGSLHVEDSVPCVFVPLLGEYGFKKDFWLDK; encoded by the coding sequence ATGGTTGAGTCCGCAAGTGTTGATGAGGTGTTTAGAGCGAAGAGAGAAAAGCTTGTTAAGTCGTTGATAGAAGAGGGTATACTTAAGAGTGAAGAAGTTATTAGAGCTATGCTTTCTGTCCCTAGAGAAGAGTTTGTTCCGTTAAGGTATAGGGAGCTAGCATACTTAGACACCCCGCTCTCAATAGGTTACGGGCAAACCATCAGCGCCCCCCACATGGTCGCTATAATGACTGAAGCTCTCAAGCCTTCTCGAGGCAATAAAGTCCTGGAAATCGGGGCTGGGAGTGGCTACCAAGCAGCAATCATAGCTGAGATAGTCAAGCCTGAAGGGCATGTATGGACTATAGAGATAGTGCCGGAACTAGCTAAGTTCGCGGAAGAGAACCTGAGGAGGACGAGCTACTCACACTACGTGACAGTAGTAGTAGGTGACGGGAGTAGAGGGTATGAAGAAGCAGCACCTTACGACAGAATAATAGTTACTGCAGCAGCTCCTAAAGTGCCTGAACCCCTCATATCTCAACTCAAGGAAGGGGGGCGGATAGTAATACCTGTCGGCGACATGTACGTGCAGACTCTCAAAATAATCGAGAAGAGGGGAGGCTCCCTACACGTAGAAGACTCAGTACCTTGTGTTTTCGTCCCGCTCTTAGGCGAGTACGGGTTCAAGAAAGATTTCTGGCTTGATAAGTGA
- a CDS encoding NAD(P)-dependent glycerol-1-phosphate dehydrogenase, giving the protein MRREPHVIDLPKKIVVGENVVWQIPKVIQELRLGKKVLIITGPNVWGLIGGTVEEMMSSSNVSYEVSKVYKPTLSEAESLHETLNSFSPDLIIGLGGGKTIDIAKYLSASSGIPFMSVPTTSSHDGIASPFASLRGGGKITSVLAKPPVAVIADLNIITSAPSRVIKAGAGDLIAKFTAVLDWRLAHRLKGEYYGDYSAQLALLSAKHVVNYSDLISKLSIEGVRVIVEGLISSSVAMCIAGSSRPASGSEHLFSHALDYIANYPALHGEQVGVGAIMMSYLHGIEWRKIKKVLKKVGLPTTAKELGVRDVDIINALTIAHKIRTERYTILGESGLTYEAAEKLAKETEVID; this is encoded by the coding sequence TTGAGGAGAGAACCTCATGTGATTGACTTACCTAAGAAAATAGTTGTCGGAGAGAACGTAGTGTGGCAAATCCCTAAAGTTATTCAGGAACTCAGACTAGGTAAGAAAGTCCTCATAATAACAGGACCTAACGTCTGGGGGTTGATAGGAGGCACAGTAGAAGAGATGATGTCCTCAAGTAACGTAAGCTATGAAGTAAGTAAAGTCTATAAACCTACCCTAAGCGAGGCAGAAAGCCTCCACGAAACACTAAACAGCTTCTCACCAGACTTAATAATAGGGTTGGGCGGCGGCAAAACAATAGACATAGCTAAGTACCTCTCAGCATCTTCAGGAATCCCATTCATGAGCGTCCCTACAACGTCTTCTCATGACGGGATAGCCTCACCCTTCGCCTCACTCAGGGGAGGCGGCAAAATCACCTCAGTACTGGCTAAGCCACCCGTAGCAGTCATAGCAGACTTAAACATAATAACTTCAGCACCCAGCAGAGTAATTAAGGCCGGCGCCGGAGACTTAATAGCTAAATTCACTGCAGTCTTAGACTGGAGGCTTGCTCACAGACTTAAAGGCGAGTACTACGGGGACTACTCAGCACAGCTAGCACTACTCTCAGCAAAACACGTAGTGAACTACTCTGACCTCATATCTAAGCTCTCTATAGAAGGCGTGCGAGTCATAGTAGAAGGACTCATAAGCTCCTCAGTAGCTATGTGTATCGCTGGGAGTTCTAGACCAGCAAGCGGCTCTGAACACTTATTTAGTCACGCGCTAGACTACATAGCCAACTACCCAGCACTACACGGGGAGCAAGTAGGGGTTGGAGCGATAATGATGTCATACCTCCACGGGATAGAATGGCGAAAAATAAAGAAAGTCTTGAAGAAAGTAGGACTACCTACAACAGCTAAAGAACTGGGAGTCAGAGACGTTGACATTATAAACGCTCTAACAATAGCTCACAAAATAAGAACAGAGAGATACACGATCCTCGGTGAGAGCGGCCTGACTTACGAAGCAGCAGAAAAACTAGCTAAAGAAACTGAAGTTATTGACTAG